The following proteins are encoded in a genomic region of Debaryomyces hansenii CBS767 chromosome G complete sequence:
- a CDS encoding DEHA2G14058p (highly similar to uniprot|P00924 Saccharomyces cerevisiae YGR254W ENO1 Enolase I catalyzes the first common step of glycolysis and gluconeogenesis) yields MAVTKLFARYVYDSRGNPTVEVDLTTDKGLFRSIVPSGASTGIHEALELRDGDKSKWLGKGVTKAVANVNELIAPAFVKANLDVTNQSAVDDFLNKLDGTPNKSKLGANAILGVSLATAKAAAAEKNVPLYQHLADISGSKQDKFVLPVPFQNVLNGGSHAGGALAFQEFMIVPTDAPTFSEALRMGSEVYHNLKSLTKKKYGQSAGNVGDEGGVAPDIGSPREALDLIMDAIDKAGYKGKIGIALDVAASEFYKDGKYDLDFKNPNSDESKWLSGEQLASLYEELINEYPIVSIEDPFGEDDWDAWVHFYSKVSSKVQIVGDDLTVTNPLRIKTAIEKKAANALLLKVNQIGSLTESIKAAQDSFDATWGVMVSHRSGETEDTFIADLSVGLRAGQIKTGAPARSERLAKLNQILRIEEELGDKAIYAGKNFHAASQL; encoded by the coding sequence atgGCCGTCACTAAGTTATTTGCTCGTTATGTCTACGATTCTCGTGGTAACCCAACtgttgaagttgatttaaCCACCGACAAGGGATTATTCAGATCCATTGTTCCATCTGGTGCTTCCACTGGTATCCATGAAGCTTTGGAATTGAGAGATGGTGACAAGTCCAAATGGTTAGGTAAGGGTGTTACCAAGGCTGTTGCCAATGTTAACGAACTCATTGCTCCAGCTTTCGTCAAGGCCAACCTCGACGTCACCAACCAAAGTGCCGTTGATGACTTCTTGAACAAGTTGGACGGTACCCCAAACAAGTCTAAGTTAGGTGCCAATGCCATCTTAGGTGTTTCTTTAGCCACTGCTAAggctgctgctgctgaaAAGAACGTTCCATTATACCAGCACTTAGCTGATATTTCTGGTTCCAAGCAAGACAAGTTTGTCTTACCAGTTCCATTCCAAAACGTCTTGAACGGTGGTTCCCATGCTGGTGGTGCTTTAGCTTTCCAAGAATTCATGATTGTCCCAACTGACGCTCCAACCTTCTCTGAAGCTTTGAGAATGGGTTCTGAAGTCTACCACAACTTGAAGTCCTTGACCAAGAAGAAGTACGGTCAATCCGCTGGTAACGTCGGTGATGAAGGTGGTGTTGCTCCAGATATCGGTTCTCCAAGAGAAGCTTTAGACTTGATCATGGATGCTATTGACAAGGCTGGTTACAAGGGTAAGATCGGTATTGCCTTAGATGTTGCCGCTTCTGAATTCTACAAAGACGGTAAGTACGATTTAGACTTCAAGAATCCAAACTCTGACGAATCTAAGTGGTTATCTGGTGAACAATTAGCTTCCTTATACGAAGAATTGATCAACGAATACCCAATTGTTTCTATTGAAGATCCTTTCGGTGAAGATGACTGGGATGCTTGGGTTCACTTCTACTCCAAGGTTTCTTCCAAGGTCCAAATCGTTGGTGATGACTTAACTGTCACTAACCCATTAAGAATCAAGACCGCCATTGAAAAGAAGGCCGCCAACGCTTTGTTATTAAAGGTCAACCAAATTGGTTCTTTAACTGAATCCATCAAGGCTGCTCAAGACTCCTTTGATGCTACCTGGGGTGTTATGGTTTCCCACAGATCTGGTGAAACCGAAGATACCTTCATTGCTGATTTATCTGTTGGTTTAAGAGCTGGTCAAATTAAGACTGGTGCCCCAGCCAGATCTGAAAGATTAGCCAAGTTAAACCAAATCTTAAGaatcgaagaagaattaggtGACAAGGCTATCTACGCTGGTAAGAACTTCCACGCTGCTTCTCAATtataa
- a CDS encoding DEHA2G14080p (similar to uniprot|Q05979 Saccharomyces cerevisiae YLR231C BNA5 Kynureninase required for biosynthesis of nicotinic acid from tryptophan via kynurenine pathway): MSIEQAKKLDECFPTYKEEFEIPTFKSLGIQNDEYEDSTDSIYLCGNSLGLMPKITRTAINDELNAWSERGVESHFRHPGEEKGLTSWVDIDLPLLPLIAPIVGGKENEVAVMGTLTSNLNAMLMSFYKPSGKKTKILFEKQAFPSDYYAFLNAAKIFGYNEDHLIQIEIKEGKTYIETEDIIETITNHQDELALVCFSGIQYYTGQFFNIGEITECAKSFGITVGWDLAHAVGNVPLQLHDWDVDFAVWCSYKYLNSGPGGIAGIFVHEKHTKDNSIEQFKPRLAGWWGNNASDRFKMLEVFDPIKSALSYRQSNPSVIDVVAVKSSLELFKKVGGISELRKKSVELTGFLQALLTSSKYYIKQEETTDRLGFKILSPLNKGDRGCQLSVLFQPHYEEYSKNIMERVNKYLSDHAIVCDERRPDVIRLAPLPLYNTFSETFIAVQRLIEAMDKIAANEI; this comes from the coding sequence ATGTCTATAGAACAAGCTAAAAAGCTAGACGAATGCTTCCCTACATATAAGGAAGAGTTTGAAATTCCAACTTTTAAGTCATTGGGGATTCAGAATGACGAATACGAAGATTCAACTGATTCAATATACTTATGTGGTAACTCGTTGGGATTGATGCCAAAAATCACAAGAACAGCCATAAACGATGAATTGAATGCATGGAGTGAAAGGGGTGTTGAATCTCATTTCAGACACCCTGGCGAGGAGAAAGGATTAACATCTTGGGTGGATATCGATTTACCATTATTACCATTGATCGCACCTATAGTCGGGGGTAAGGAGAATGAGGTGGCTGTCATGGGAACTTTAACTAGTAATTTGAATGCTATGTTGATGAGTTTTTATAAGCCATCTGGTAAAAAAACCAAGattctttttgaaaagCAGGCGTTCCCATCTGATTATTATGCATTTTTAAATGCTGctaaaatatttggctATAATGAAGATCATTTAATTCAgattgaaatcaaagagGGCAAGACTTACATCGAAACCGAAGATATAATAGAGACAATAACAAATCATCAAGATGAATTAGCACTTGTGTGTTTCTCCGGAATTCAGTATTACACTGGTCagtttttcaatatcgGTGAGATCACCGAATGTGCTAAGAGCTTTGGGATTACTGTCGGATGGGATTTGGCTCATGCAGTGGGTAATGTCCCCCTACAATTACACGACTGGGATGTAGACTTTGCTGTCTGGTGCtcttataaatatttaaattcagGTCCTGGTGGGATTGCCGGAATTTTTGTCCATGAAAAACATACCAAGGATAACTCGattgaacaatttaaaCCTAGGTTAGCAGGCTGGTGGGGAAATAATGCGTCTGACCGATTCAAAATGTTGGAAGTATTTGATCCTATTAAATCAGCCTTATCATATAGACAATCAAACCCGTCAGTTATTGATGTGGTCGCCGTGAAGTCTTCATTGGAACTTTTCAAGAAAGTTGGGGGTATCAGTGAATTACGAAAGAAAAGTGTTGAATTAACAGGGTTTTTACAAGCTTTACTAACTAGTTCAAAGTATTACATAAAGCAAGAAGAAACCACCGATAGATTGggattcaaaatattaagtCCACTTAACAAAGGAGACAGAGGATGCCAATTATCAGTATTGTTTCAACCACATTACGAGGAATACAGTAAGAATATAATGGAAAGAGTCAATAAATACTTAAGCGATCATGCTATTGTCTGTGATGAAAGAAGACCAGATGTAATTAGATTAGCACCATTACCATTATATAACACGTTTTCAGAAACATTTATTGCCGTTCAAAGGCTAATTGAAGCCATGGATAAAATAGCTGCAAATGAAATATAG
- a CDS encoding DEHA2G14036p (similar to CA3873|IPF8825 Candida albicans IPF8825 unknown function) produces the protein MTDKEGQEVKDAPSIEQYTALKDQLTQQILKKQELDSKLSKLEDSIYEKENEYFNESVYGNIVKGFQNFTKTNTGGLNKRRITYTDDDHIFSLSSVNYIKTIMKRQGVNSNGGRNEDLDDYEDSIDPNNGNAGGNTPNTTGTNNQSASQANSNSNQSTPGRKRKIRTIDD, from the coding sequence ATGACAGATAAGGAAGGTCAGGAAGTGAAGGATGCGCCGAGCATCGAACAGTACACGGCTCTCAAGGACCAGTTGACACAGCAAATCCTCAAAAAACAGGAGTTGGACTCGAAGCTCAGCAAGTTGGAGGATTCCATCTATGAGAAGGAAAACGAGTATTTTAACGAGAGTGTATACGGAAACATCGTCAAGGGGTTCCAGAACTTCACCAAGACAAACACGGGTGGTTTGAATAAGAGAAGAATAACATATACGGACGACGACCACATATTTAGTTTGAGTTCAGTGAATTATATCAAGACGATCATGAAGCGACAGGGAGTCAACTCGAACGGTGGACGCAATGAGGATTTGGACGACTACGAGGACTCAATAGACCCTAATAATGGGAATGCCGGTGGAAACACCCCGAATACGACTGGCACGAATAACCAATCGGCATCACAGGCCAACTCCAACTCGAACCAGAGCACGCCAGGAAGAAAGCGAAAGATCAGGACTATTGACGATTAA
- a CDS encoding DEHA2G14146p (weakly similar to uniprot|Q12151 Saccharomyces cerevisiae YDR213w UPC2 involved in sterol uptake), translated as MSGESDNNLSQDANKKMSKSSTGKRKFHQKSRNGCSTCKKRRVKCDEQRPVCQKCQHMNLTCGYATNGNDGSQNEIDPQSVNKKRKVSTESISPGSESNESSTQQEASSISPAPNMEPKPEQVIGKVTGNLLNAGNLNNLNLSHLVNNLSGVGGGGLSSLGNLASLTNLATLAQLPIDLSNLGSLIDSQIHSAVANNTANNSPYNIDSHTDKKGNGSTSGNEVNVKQEEGTHGQSDSIPQEPEVQPSHSHPDEHERPSQPHGSGAIPNISPNVNTSQSLLTDNPLNNPMAGMGSSNLNMLDLRLMFHYTSQVASTITGAGISDTNIWNYDIPMLAFDHPFLMHSILAFSATHLSRTEKGLDQCVTCHRGDALRLLREAVLDINCDNTDALVASALILIMDSLANASFPSSTSPKSLPASAWIFHVKGAATILTAVWPLTESSRFYKFISVDLGDLGDIISQRVNVDPSKTPGDQKFFTDLECHDSEIADLFPVEIDSPYLVTLAYLNKLHKERYKSDFILRIFAFPALLDKSFLSLLMTGDIKAMRIMRSYYKLLRSFTTEMKDKVWFLEGVSQVLPVDVEEYAGGAGGMHMMLDFLGGGPSIIDNEIDDEITKFDPSGSLTNRLIDTNNLPSDITSNLDVMQGGNGFMNIK; from the coding sequence atgTCCGGTGAAAGTGATAATAATCTCAGTCAAGATGCTAACAAAAAAATGAGTAAGTCTTCAACAGGCAAAAGGAAGTTCCACCAAAAGTCCCGAAACGGTTGTCTGACATGTAAGAAGAGACGAGTTAAATGTGATGAACAGAGACCGGTGTGTCAGAAGTGTCAGCATATGAATTTGACCTGTGGGTATGCTACAAATGGGAATGACGGGTCGCAGAATGAGATAGACCCACAGTCGGTAAATAAGAAGCGGAAGGTGTCAACAGAGTCTATTTCTCCCGGGAGCGAATCTAACGAGTCTAGCACGCAACAAGAGGCATCGAGTATCAGTCCGGCGCCAAATATGGAGCCCAAACCTGAACAGGTGATAGGAAAGGTTACGGGAAACTTATTGAATGCCGGTAACTTGAATAACCTCAATTTGAGCCATTTGGTGAATAATTTGAGTGGCGTCGGAGGAGGAGGGTTGAGTTCGCTAGGAAATTTGGCCAGCTTGACCAATTTGGCGACGCTAGCACAATTGCCTATTGATTTAAGTAACTTGGGCAGTCTCATTGATTCGCAGATCCACTCTGCTGTAGCCAATAATACTGCCAACAACTCACCATACAATATTGACTCGCATACGGATAAGAAGGGGAATGGATCGACAAGCGGTAATGAAGTCAACGTTAAACAGGAAGAGGGCACGCACGGACAATCAGATCTGATACCGCAAGAACCCGAAGTACAACCTCTGCATAGTCACCCCGACGAACATGAAAGGCCTTCACAACCACACGGAAGCGGAGCCATACCGAACATATCACCTAATGTCAATACTCTGCAGTCGCTTTTGACCGATAATCCTTTGAATAATCCCATGGCAGGAATGGGGTCGTCAAACCTAAACATGCTAGACTTGAGGTTGATGTTTCATTACACTTCTCAGGTAGCAAGCACAATTACAGGAGCAGGTATATCGGATACCAATATATGGAATTACGACATCCCCATGTTGGCGTTTGACCATCCATTTTTGATGCATTCCATTCTAGCCTTTAGTGCGACACATTTGTCCAGGACTGAAAAGGGACTAGATCAGTGTGTGACGTGCCATAGAGGCGATGCATTGAGACTATTGAGAGAAGCGGTGCTAGACATCAACTGTGACAATACGGATGCATTGGTAGCGAGTGCCTTAATTTTAATCATGGATTCATTGGCCAACGCATCGTTTCCGCTGTCTACTTCTCCCAAATCTCTCCCAGCATCTGCATGGATCTTCCACGTCAAGGGAGCCGCTACAATATTGACGGCAGTATGGCCGTTGACCGAATCATCTCGATTCTACAAGTTCATATCCGTCGATTTGGGCGACCTCGGCGACATAATCAGCCAACGCGTCAACGTCGACCCCAGCAAGACCCCAGGCGACCAGAAATTCTTCACCGATTTGGAGTGCCATGACTCTGAAATCGCTGACTTGTTCCCGGTCGAGATCGACTCCCCATACCTCGTTACCCTCGCATACCTCAATAAACTCCACAAAGAACGCTACAAGTCAGATTTCATCCTCAGGATCTTCGCATTTCCCGCCCTCCTCGACAAGTCCTTCCTATCCCTATTAATGACCGGCGACATCAAGGCAATGAGAATCATGCGCTCCTACTACAAGCTCCTTCGCTCTTTCACTACAGAAATGAAAGACAAAGTCTGGTTCCTCGAGGGTGTTTCCCAAGTTTTACCCGTCGACGTCGAGGAGTACGCCGGGGGTGCCGGTGGTATGCACATGATGCTTGACTTCTTGGGTGGTGGTCCATCCATcatagataatgaaattgacgatgaaattacaaaatttgACCCTAGTGGATCCCTTACAAATCGCTTAATTGACACTAATAATTTACCAAGCGATATCACAAGCAACCTTGATGTCATGCAAGGTGGCAACGGCTTCATGAATATCAAATGA
- a CDS encoding DEHA2G13992p (similar to CA3871|IPF8828 Candida albicans IPF8828 unknown function), with translation MKEKISQLIRGSKEEEAAKDKQPEKEVPPPPYQEYDEGDSQAPPQAIPSYGEKNQEKGYQKGYDGQPQQAGYDNAPQGYPQGQGYPQGQGYGNPPQGYQGGQYDPMQDPNVIKVKPQMVNITQANPEHLNPSYQQYLQRDAQRIQQGDFPKPHDYYKHGAPLSEGRVNTKSKSGGGAFPGRSGATYDSAANR, from the coding sequence ATGAAAGAAAAGATCTCGCAATTGATACGTGgttcaaaagaagaagaagctgcAAAGGATAAGCAGCCGGAAAAAGAAGTTCCGCCACCTCCATATCAGGAGTATGATGAGGGAGATTCGCAAGCACCTCCACAAGCAATTCCATCATACGGGGAGAAAAACCAGGAAAAAGGGTATCAAAAAGGATACGATGGACAACCACAGCAGGCTGGATATGATAATGCACCACAAGGATACCCCCAGGGCCAGGGGTATCCTCAGGGTCAGGGATACGGTAACCCACCCCAAGGGTACCAAGGTGGGCAATATGACCCCATGCAAGACCCCAATGTGATCAAGGTTAAGCCACAAATGGTGAATATAACGCAAGCTAATCCTGAACACCTTAATCCTTCATACCAACAGTATCTTCAGAGAGATGCGCAAAGAATCCAGCAAGGAGATTTTCCTAAGCCTCACGACTACTATAAGCACGGTGCGCCCTTGAGCGAAGGAAGAGTCAATACTAAGCTGAAAAGTGGAGGAGGAGCATTCCCAGGTAGAAGTGGAGCCACATACGACAGTGCTGCCAATAGGTGA
- a CDS encoding DEHA2G14168p (highly similar to uniprot|P19073 Saccharomyces cerevisiae YLR229C CDC42 Small rho-like GTPase essential for establishment and maintenance of cell polarity): MQTIKCVVVGDGAVGKTCLLISYTTSKFPADYVPTVFDNYAVTVMIGDEPFTLGLFDTAGQEDYDRLRPLSYPSTDVFLVCFSVISPASFENVKEKWFPEVHHHCPGVPCLIVGTQTDLRNDDVILQRLQRQKLTPISNDMGEKLAKELRAVKYVECSALTQRGLKTVFDEAIVAALEPPVIKKSKKCTIL; this comes from the coding sequence ATGCAAACCATAAAGTGTGTTGTCGTCGGTGATGGTGCCGTTGGTAAGACCtgtttattaatttcatacACAACTAGTAAGTTTCCAGCCGATTACGTGCCAACAGTTTTTGATAACTATGCGGTGACCGTGATGATTGGGGACGAGCCATTTACGTTAGGGTTGTTTGATACTGCGGGACAAGAAGATTACGATAGATTGAGACCTTTATCTTATCCATCCACAGATGTGTTTTTAGTTTGTTTCTCGGTTATATCCCCTGCGtcatttgaaaatgtgAAAGAAAAATGGTTCCCAGAAGTGCATCATCATTGCCCAGGGGTACCATGTTTGATTGTTGGAACACAGACAGATTTGAGAAACGACGATGTTATCTTGCAAAGGTTACAGAGACAAAAGTTGACGCCAATTTCGAATGATATGGGTGAAAAATTGGCCAAGGAGTTGAGAGCTGTCAAATACGTCGAATGTTCAGCTTTAACGCAAAGAGGATTGAAGACGGTTTTCGACGAAGCCATAGTTGCGGCCTTGGAACCTCCTGTTATCAAGAAGTCCAAGAAATGCACCATCTTGTAG
- a CDS encoding DEHA2G14124p (similar to uniprot|P37267 Saccharomyces cerevisiae YGR174C CBP4 Essential for the expression and activity of ubiquinol-cytochrome c reductase) → MSQKPLWYRWARVGVVGFSIIATGSLLFKYTVPTDEQLIAKFSPEIRAEYERNREIRQKEQQELMKIARETAASDDPIWKTGRIKSPFEKDGRNTDPKLVDIEKYNRERGDEFKKSEVERAQQELREAEELVSQKKGWFSRK, encoded by the coding sequence ATGAGTCAAAAACCATTATGGTATCGCTGGGCCCGTGTGGGTGTAGTAGGTTTTAGTATAATAGCAACTGGAAGTTTGCTATTCAAATATACTGTTCCCACGGATGAACAATTGATTGCCAAATTTTCGCCCGAAATTAGAGCAGAGTACGAGAGGAATAGAGAAATAAGACAAAAAGAGCAACAGGAACTCATGAAGATTGCCAGGGAGACCGCTGCATCTGATGACCCGATCTGGAAAACAGGAAGAATAAAGTCTCCGTTTGAAAAGGATGGGAGAAATACAGATCCAAAATTAGTCGACATCGAGAAGTATAATAGGGAACGGGGAGACGAATTCAAGAAACTGGAAGTCGAAAGGGCACAACAGGAGTTGAGAGAGGCCGAGGAGTTGGTCTCGCAGAAGAAAGGGTGGTTTTCTAGGAAATAG
- a CDS encoding mitochondrial 54S ribosomal protein YmL28 (similar to uniprot|P36527 Saccharomyces cerevisiae YDR462W MRPL28 Mitochondrial ribosomal protein of the large subunit): MFGTSKNISASSSLLKTFIRGKKKTSLSPSTQKVVNQLSALSASRKQPKLINLCNEDLIKHQTITNAWKVYQRKKSQKKTEQLKQQYESIYTAMEDLKTTSPELFEVANTPEPKKRFPLEMRTPSDYPANKPWIYNYSQN; the protein is encoded by the coding sequence ATGTTCGGGACTAGTAAGAATATATCTGCATCATCGTCTCTCTTGAAGACGTTCATACGTGGAAAGAAAAAGACGAGTTTATCGCCATCGACACAGAAAGTTGTTAATCAATTATCAGCATTATCGGCATCAAGAAAACAAcctaaattaataaatctttgTAACGAGGACCTTATAAAGCACCAAACAATCACCAATGCATGGAAGGTATACCAACGTAAAAAGTCACAAAAGAAAACAGAACAATTAAAGCAACAGTACGAAAGTATCTACACCGCCATGGAAGACTTGAAGACGACGAGTCCTGAGTTATTTGAGGTGGCCAATACGCCCGAACCAAAGAAGAGATTCCCTCTCGAGATGAGGACTCCTAGTGACTACCCTGCAAACAAGCCATGGATCTATAACTACTCCCAAAATTAG
- a CDS encoding DEHA2G14102p (similar to uniprot|P47064 Saccharomyces cerevisiae YJL024C APS3 Small subunit of the clathrin-associated adaptor complex AP-3 which is involved in vacuolar protein sorting): protein MIHSVIIFNNDGLPRLMKFYTLVDIPTQRLLLQQVYQLISVRSAQECSFITPPPLLEDLDDIKVIYRHYATLYFVFIVDDQESELGILDLIQVFVECLDKCFTNVCELDLVFGWQVLQTVLEEIVQGGMVIDTNIQRIVSAVDEANSQKISGTAGRNTGFLSGLSKEGGFSWRRT from the exons ATGATACATTCAGTGATAATAT TTAATAATGATGGTTTACCaagattgatgaaattCTATACCCTCGTGGACATACCTACACAAcgattattattacaacaagtatatcaattaatatCTGTAAGATCAGCACAGGAATGCTCATTCATAACGCCGCCACCATTACTAGAAGACCTCGATGACATTAAAGTGATCTACAGGCACTATGCTACCttatattttgtatttatagTCGATGACCAAGAGAGTGAATTGGGCATACTAGACTTGATCCAAGTGTTTGTCGAATGTTTGGACAAGTGTTTCACTAATGTATGTGAATTGGACTTGGTTTTCGGATGGCAAGTATTACAAACCGTGCTAGAGGAAATTGTACAAGGAGGTATGGTCATTGACACCAATATCCAGCGAATTGTGTCTGCGGTGGACGAAGCAAATAGTCAGAAAATATCAGGCACCGCCGGCAGAAATACAGGATTTCTACTGGGCCTATCAAAAGAGGGCGGCTTCAGCTGGAGAAGAACGTAG
- a CDS encoding DEHA2G13970p (similar to uniprot|P12688 Saccharomyces cerevisiae YKL126W YPK1 Serine/threonine protein kinase required for receptor-mediated endocytosis), with protein sequence MLKFKNKFKFGSSNGNQEPTSPTGGKRSPKTSSESRRTISGNVLSDNLSKLSMTDQETTHSDLSGYQSSVQSGSKMTGQLQGTDKAGQVNVQPMTVQSPRQAGAQGGQGGAVMASTGTSSKSTSPSSGVSDTDQPNTTVSSTPGLLTVKIYNSANLQLPIKINNNKQILHTLATNANNDVTSQQLIKNLNALATKEEEEEAGHAHLPGSISTNFLPSTITIPNGENLIKALLYLTVEFDNNVLVIEPQKGTVNQSVWNQVVSFDVTKKSTSSGTGSNFLNLNLFIRLPNILIPDSEKSSQENLFTKNESAKNSNNIGDLLIGTIKLPLNLNFHIKPIRLMNHEYLSFANFNLSDDTKKALGEIMLTIDFKPILKSHLSINDFDLLKVIGKGSFGKVMQVVKKDTKQIYALKTLRKQHIISRMEVTHTLAERTVLARITNPFIVPLKFSFQSPEKLYLVLSFINGGELFWHLQKEGKFSMNRSRFYIAELLTALESLHELNVIYRDLKPENILLDYQGHIALCDFGLCKLNMTNNDKTNTFCGTPEYLAPELLLNQGYTRSVDWWTLGILLYEMLTGLPPFYDDDVPTMYRKILQNELKFPTWLENTDAQDLLIKLIQKDPSKRLNDAQVIKNHSFFKDIDWQKLLSKNYLPPFKPNVENLLDTSNFDQDFTSEKPQDSVVDDFLSESVQKQFGGWTYNGDNILS encoded by the coding sequence ATGCtaaaattcaagaataagTTCAAGTTTGGGTCTTCCAATGGGAACCAGGAACCCACGAGCCCGACGGGGGGTAAGAGATCGCCCAAGACGTCGTCGGAATCGAGGAGAACGATTTCGGGTAATGTTCTCTCGGATAATCTTCTGAAGCTCTCGATGACGGACCAGGAGACCACACATTCAGATCTTTCGGGATATCAGTCGTCGGTTCAGTCTGGGTCGAAGATGACAGGTCAATTGCAGGGAACGGACAAAGCAGGGCAGGTGAATGTCCAACCGATGACAGTGCAATCGCCTAGACAAGCTGGGGCGCAGGGGGGCCAGGGAGGTGCTGTGATGGCCTCGACGGGGACGTCGTCGAAGTCGACGTCGCCGTCGTCAGGGGTGTCGGATACGGATCAGCCTAACACGACGGTGAGCTCGACACCGGGGTTGTTGACGGTGAAGATATACAATTCGGCGAATTTGCAATTGCCcatcaaaattaataataataagcaGATCTTGCACACATTGGCGACGAACGCCAACAACGACGTGACGAGCCAGCAGTTGATCAAGAACTTGAATGCCTTGGCGaccaaagaagaagaggaagaagcGGGACATGCACATTTGCCGGGGTCCATTTCCACCAACTTTTTGCCGTCTACCATAACGATTCCCAATGGAGAGAATTTGATCAAGGCATTACTTTACTTGACGGTGGAgtttgataataatgtgTTGGTAATAGAGCCGCAAAAGGGGACGGTGAACCAGTCGGTTTGGAATCAGGTTGTGTCGTTTGATGTGACGAAAAAATCGACCAGCAGCGGCACTGGGtccaattttttgaatttaaacTTGTTCATCAGGTTGCCCAATATCTTGATTCCTGACTCGGAGAAGTCGTCGCAGGAGAACCTATTTACCAAAAATGAATCGGCCAAAAACTCTAATAACATAGGCGATTTGTTAATCGGTACAATTAAGTTGCCATTGAATTTGAACTTCCATATAAAGCCTATAAGGTTGATGAACCACGAATACTTGAGTTTTgccaatttcaatttgtcCGACGATACTAAGAAAGCTCTCGGTGAGATCATGTTGACTATAGACTTCAAGCCAATACTAAAGTCCCATTTATCgattaatgattttgactTATTGAAAGTCATTGGTAAAGGGTCATTTGGTAAGGTGATGCAGGTCGTGAAGAAAGATACAAAACAAATCTATGCATTAAAGACATTACGCAAACAGCATATCATATCCAGAATGGAAGTAACTCATACCTTAGCTGAAAGAACAGTGTTGGCGAGAATTACTAATCCGTTTATTGTGCCGCTAAAATTCTCCTTCCAGAGTCCGGAAAAACTTTATCTTGTTCTAAGTTTCATAAATGGAGGAGAATTGTTCTGGCATTTGCAAAAAGAAGgtaaattttcaatgaataGATCCAGATTTTACATAGCAGAATTATTAACTGCGTTAGAAAGTTTGCATGAACTAAACGTCATCTATAGAGATTTGAAAccagaaaatatattgctTGACTACCAAGGGCATATTGCATTGTGTGATTTTGGATTGTGTAAATTGAACATGACCAATAATGACAAAACTAATACATTCTGTGGAACTCCCGAATATTTGGCTCCTGAGCTCTTGTTAAATCAAGGCTATACTAGAAGTGTTGATTGGTGGACTTTAGGGATTTTGCTCTATGAGATGTTAACAGGTTTACCACCTTtttatgatgatgacgTCCCGACAATGTACagaaaaattttgcaaaacGAATTGAAGTTCCCCACTTGGTTGGAGAACACGGACGCTCAAGATTTGCTCATTAAGTTGATACAAAAAGATCCTTCGAAGAGATTAAATGATGCCCAAGTGATAAAAAATCATAGCTTCTTCAAGGACATCGATTGgcaaaaattattaagcAAGAATTACTTACCACCATTCAAGCCAAACGTGGAGAATTTACTCGATACGTCTAACTTTGACCAGGACTTTACTAGCGAAAAGCCCCAAGATTCTGTTGTTGATGACTTTTTGAGTGAAAGTGTTCAAAAACAATTTGGTGGTTGGACTTATAACGGTGACAATATCTTAAGCTAG